The segment CGTCAGCTTCGGGAGCAGCGGCAGGTGGACTCCATGAATGCGAGCATTCAACGGGCCAACCAACTCTCCTCAGTCACTATGGCGGCGGAGGGTGGCTGGCGGGAGTgaggcgaggcggcggcggcggcgggacgaGTCGATCAAGGGCCGGCGCAGTTGAGCGCGGCCTTGATCTGCTGGACGGTGGTGCCGATGAGGCTGTTGACGGTGGCGACGGACTCGGCGTTGAGCCTGGACGACGGCAGGTTGCTGACGAGGATCTGGAACGCGACGGTGACCACGCAGCCCGGCTGCGACGCGAGCGGGAGGACGACGCTGCTGGACGCGCCCGCGCCGGACCCCGGGCGTCCGTCGGGGAGGATGGCGAAGCCCGACGGCAGGAGCGGGATGCCCGACGGGTCCTCGCCGCTCATCACCACGTTCGCCGCCGGGATGTCGATCGGCGAGTACACCACCAGCGCCCCCGACGCGTCCGTGCAGCTCTCCTGGAGGATCAGCATGCTGTTCTGGTTCGCGTTGAGCCCCTGCATCATGCGACGTCGCGCACCATCATCGTTCATCATCACCACCATCGTCACTCAAAGATCGTCAACGACAGACACAGACACGTCGTCGTCGAGGGCCGGGCCGGGGATTAATTCAACAAGCACAGCATAACATAATGCGCGTTTAATGGACGACGGAGGAGGAGCAAGaaatgattgattgattgattactCACTCTCAGCAGGGAGATGCAGTTGCCGGGGTTGGAGCCGTTGGGGATGCGCGACACCTCCTGAACCTGATTGCCGTGCGACAGGACGTCCCACTGCGCCCGGCCACAGCAATGGCAATGGCAGCAAACCATTCAAGGCGTGAGCTAGCGTTAAATGACGAGCGCGATGCGATGCGATGCATGCGGCCGCGGGTGCCGGGTGGTGGGGGTGTGGGtgtcgtgccgtgccgtgcctacCTGGGAGCGCGCGTTCTCGTCGCGGACGAAGGCGAACACGTGGTCGCCGGGGACGGGCAGCCAGATGGAGGTGGCGGCGCTGAGGACGACGCCGTTGGGCTGGCCGCCGGAGTCGGTGCTGCGGTGCGTGGACACTCGGACGCTCACGTCCGTGGTGCCGGAGAGCAGCGTCCACCGCTGCAGCGGCGACGAGCTCAGGCTCGCGCAGAAGCTGCCCACCATCCGCTGCGACAGCTTCATCATGCTCCGCTTCCCCTCCGGCGTCACTGCCAATCGAAAAGAAACCAGGAAGAACGCTCACATTTTCTAATAGATAATTCTATCCACAGAAGTGCGGCTAGCACCGGTGCGGTGCGCGGTATTACCTCCGGCGATGTCGTGGTGCGGCACGCCGAGGGTGGCCACGGACGCGAACCGCTCGCACGCACGCTGCAGCGCGGCGAGCCAGCGGTGCGCCCCGAACGCGGCGCCGCTCAGCACGAGGTTGCGGTAGAGGACGTTGATCGGGAGCATCTGCTCGATCTCCATGTGTTCGACCCAGGTCACCTGCAGCACACATGACATGAACGTGTCAGGTCAGGTCAGGGGCACCAACCATTCTAGTGTAGCACAGCACAGGGCAATGCACGTGCGCGTGGAGCACAGGCTGCTATGCTAGCTGCACAGGGGCATGAGCTGGCCGTCTCGTCGCGCGCGTCGATCACCTTGGAGTAGCCATTTGACATGTCGGCGATGAGGCACCCCGACGGCATGCGACGGGAGCGGGACGGCATGCCGTAGTGGGCGTCGCGCTGCCCGTCCAGGGAGACGTCGGCGATGGCCCACAGACCTTGCTCGATCTGCTTGCAGTAGCGGAGGAAGCTCAGCTCGCGAGTCGGGACGACCGGCGTCATGATGTGCAGCTCCTCGTACATCTGCGCGACGGCAAGACGCCATTAGAATGATCACACGAGGAGAAGGCAGCATTGTTTCCAATGCAGAGAGATTCGAGGGCATTACCATGATCAAGGACTCGCTCCTCCCGCCCAAGCCGTTCACGAGGACATCGACGGTCTGCGCCTTGGACACGATGCCGGGGAAGAACTCCATCCACTTGTtctgcaacaacaacagcatcGATCAACCACCATCTCCATGTACGCGAGCGCTGGTAGAGGAAGGGAAAGGAATGTGTACGTACGGTGTCCATGAAGACGTCGACGAGCGCGACGGCGCTCATGAAGACGAGGCCCGAGTCCCTGGACCCCTCGACGTTCATGTCCGGCGGGCGGAACGCGACGCCGGGCTTGGAGAAGAGGCTGTCGTAGGTGGCGACGTTGAGCATCTCCCTGGCGTCCCCGGGCATGCCCTTGACCCAGATTTGGTCGCCGGCCTGGGCGAGCCGGATGAGCTCGTCCATGGCGCGCGTCGCCATGTCCACCATCATGGGGCGCTCCATCTCCGTCACGGGCGCCGGCATCTGGTACGGCATCCCGGACGAGCAGCCGCTGAGGAGGTCGAGGTCCAGCGACGGCGGCCCGCCGaggtggccctgctgcccgggcATCCCGCCCATGGACAGGTCCAGCGACGACATGGACATGGTCGGCACCGGCGGCATCTGCGTGAACGGCCGGCCGAGGTACTTGGACGTGATGCTCGACACCCGGTCCAGCTGCAGGTCGGCAGGCGGCAGGCATCATTCAGAGACGTACAGTACAGAAACACACGGAGAGTGAAACGGACAGACCAGACCGGCGAGGACGTCGCCGCCGGAAACAGCGCGTCGTGGTTGGTCAACTCATGATTTACCTCTTCTTTCAGGCGGGCGTTCTCCATGCGCAGCTTCTGCTCGTCGAAGAAGTCCTCGGCGACCGGCGGGCCGCCGCAGTTGGGGCAGATGACGTTCTTGAGCGCCTCGCGCATGGTGATGTTCTCGCACCGGATCTTGTCGTTCTCCGCGCGGAGGAAGCAGTTGTCCGCGCGCTCGTGCTGCGCCTGCAACGAACTCTCGCACAAGGAGCGTCGTCATCCATCAAGAACCCGTGGAAAAAACAAGCCGACAGAAGGTCGGAATGAAACACGGCGACCTCGTGAacgaaaggaaaaaaaaaatcaaaggaaCTGGGAGACTTGTTGGTACCTTCATCTGGGTGCGGCGGTTCTGGAACCAGAACTTGATCTGGCGTGGCTCCAGGCCGAGCTCCCGGCTGAGCGCGGCGCGCTGGTTCTCGTCGGGGTGCGGGCACTCCTTGAACATCCTGCAGTCACCGGCGAACACGCACCATTACATTCCTTCCCGTCAATCGTCAAGACGACGACGGCCGGCCGCCGGACGCCATCCATCAACGTTTGAAGAAACAGCAAAAGAAATGGAAACAAAACGAAACAAGAGAGTGGAGGATCGTACGCTTCGAGCTGCTGAATCTGGCGCGGGGTGTGGCGGTGGTAGCGCTTCCGCTGGCGCTGGCTGTCGGAGCCCTCAGGTTCGTCGCCGAAATCCATTGCCGCCGGAGGCTAGCTAGCGA is part of the Sorghum bicolor cultivar BTx623 chromosome 10, Sorghum_bicolor_NCBIv3, whole genome shotgun sequence genome and harbors:
- the LOC8077335 gene encoding homeobox-leucine zipper protein ROC8, producing MDFGDEPEGSDSQRQRKRYHRHTPRQIQQLEAMFKECPHPDENQRAALSRELGLEPRQIKFWFQNRRTQMKAQHERADNCFLRAENDKIRCENITMREALKNVICPNCGGPPVAEDFFDEQKLRMENARLKEELDRVSSITSKYLGRPFTQMPPVPTMSMSSLDLSMGGMPGQQGHLGGPPSLDLDLLSGCSSGMPYQMPAPVTEMERPMMVDMATRAMDELIRLAQAGDQIWVKGMPGDAREMLNVATYDSLFSKPGVAFRPPDMNVEGSRDSGLVFMSAVALVDVFMDTNKWMEFFPGIVSKAQTVDVLVNGLGGRSESLIMMYEELHIMTPVVPTRELSFLRYCKQIEQGLWAIADVSLDGQRDAHYGMPSRSRRMPSGCLIADMSNGYSKVTWVEHMEIEQMLPINVLYRNLVLSGAAFGAHRWLAALQRACERFASVATLGVPHHDIAGVTPEGKRSMMKLSQRMVGSFCASLSSSPLQRWTLLSGTTDVSVRVSTHRSTDSGGQPNGVVLSAATSIWLPVPGDHVFAFVRDENARSQWDVLSHGNQVQEVSRIPNGSNPGNCISLLRGLNANQNSMLILQESCTDASGALVVYSPIDIPAANVVMSGEDPSGIPLLPSGFAILPDGRPGSGAGASSSVVLPLASQPGCVVTVAFQILVSNLPSSRLNAESVATVNSLIGTTVQQIKAALNCAGP